The genomic segment AAAACGACGATGGCGATGATAACAGccaaaacaacaacaataatgagTAGAATATCGTATAACAACTTACTGGCCGTATTACACGTCGCTGGTACACTGCTGGCAAACGGTGTGGTTACAGAGTAGGCCAGCAAGCTCTCTctccgcggcggcggcggaaaaaaaaccatacaCACGACAACAAAACAAAACCCGTCCGATGGTGGGGCGACCGAACGAATACACGTAACCAACAACACACTCACACGCGCGGGCGCTCGCGCTCGGCGACGGCCGTCGGAGTAGAGGTATCTAATACCTGTGCGCATAACGTcatgtaataatagtaataataataataatcttataccGCGGTACCCGCAGCAGGTATATACCTCGGtgcgtttaataaaatatattattttaaaaacgcgTGTCACGTGCATATACGTCGTACATCTcccaataatatttgtatagtggtattataggtacatacattatcGTATgggtattataaatacctaaatatatatataatatttttataatgttataacacgCGCGCACCTTCAGTAAGTAAATAAACCACCCATAAAATATCAAGACGgcgtactatgtataatatgtttatggttAGGTGCTATTGCGCGGATGttagaatgataatattattattgtaatatattttattttgtacacacaCGAAACGCGCGTAATATTACCTATGCGAGAATCATCTTTGGCAAGAGtggggtggtggtggtggtcgaGGCGGTGGGATGCGTGTGAATCGTATTACCTACGCGCACCCGACTTTTTTTCCTCTTCTTCTCTTGTCGTCGTCATTCGGACGCTGGACGGCCACGGAAGACTGCCGACGCCGCACCGGGTGGACGATATATCGTCTGCGGTGTGCGCGCGTATAGTATCGCATGTAGTGGCGTGCGGCGTGGCCGGCCGAACGTGACGGAGACGCGACGGACCGGCGCGCCACGGCTGAACCTTACATGTCGTGACCGCCGCGCATCCCCTGCCTTTTTTTCACCGTGCACTTTTACTAGGTTCCTGTATCATATTATCATGCCTTACGACGCGGCCCGGTCGACAAATTTATAGTCGATTCTCGCCGGGCGGGAGAACcgatacgattataatattaatattatagtgatattatagcTGTTCATTTATCATCATCGTTGATTGAAACATAATTACGGTATCATATTTTTAGGTGtagttttataatagtattacgtTAGAAGTTGGTGAGCGTACGCGATAGAGTTGTAGGCATCGCACGCGTTATATATAGTCGCATTGTTGGTACCTACGCGCTCGCATTGTTAtcgttattactaattagtaattacctagtAAAGTCACCTACCAATATTTCTAATCGTACTATTATACTGCAATAAGACGTGATCACATATTATAGTGACCGGGTGcgttgggggaggggggggggagaCGTGAGACGGTCACAGCGGTTCTCCGCCCCGCCAGTTCCGGTTAACGCCACATGCCGCGGCACAACAACTTGCGAAGACggcagtgaatataatattattatgtataggtatagtggtaatatgatattattataataatattatgcacgctGCACCTGCAGTCGGGCCCGGTGTTGAAAccagtgttataatattacgacttAGGTACAGGTACaggtacgatttttttttttttatccttattaattatacctGCGTCGTAGGCAAATACAATTCATTATCAAGAAACGTAtcgacaaaattaatgttttatttttattatcaaatttattaattccACGAATAACTCGTATACTGCTATATAGTGTTATCGAGATCGATGTTTTGtagtttgtattaattttattcgtgcACTTAACCAAATTTGGTTTTGAATAAGTACGCATCTGAGAATTTCACGAACCACCGAGCTTGTCACTTTTACAACTTTCTCGTATTTACATAATACGAATTACCATAATTTCGTGTCACTGAACTTGAATAAACTCGATGAGAAAAGTTCTCATCAGGTTATTAGCCTGTCCTCGGTCGCAAGACATTCGActataaattaagtaggtatattttatttggaccTACaagattttagaataatattatcaatgttagTTATGCATTTTACAATCACATAGAAAAcctgttttttttcattctgcTCGTCATCACGATTCCGCTGTTGACCTGTGTTATATTTCtagtatattttgtacctatagtcgattcaagtaatatataataatggacaatgatattgaacaaaatattaaaataacactattTGTTAGTAGCTATCCATGTAGTAAGAATTAGGTACTGTTAAATGCTAAAACTGCAGCAGTTTTCCCTTTTTCAGTAAAGTTATACGTAATTAAGCATttgatttcttttaaaataataaaataataaataactgtagaacaattttttttccaaactaagtataaaagattttttaaagtatttagagtaacaatatatattttagaatatacattattcattgtattacctatacccACTACTGATTacatacttacctattattaaaataatataggataCCAAAACCATGAATAATcacttatagataatattatgcaataaaatgtgtttcatttctgggaaatttgttttttttcttagtggatgaaaataaatttaatgttatctTACTTATCGTAAACATTGTGTAAGGCGGCCAAGGTTTGGAAATAAGCAGTtgtatgaaaattgaaaacggtcagtttcacaaaaattatttctcattataataaataaaatatcaaaagtactaaataatattattaatatttgtaaaaaattcaaaaaaattattcctagTACTATTCTGCAGAATAACTGATTAATAGAATATGGTTTCATAGACACCAATTATGGATTATTGACAGTTTTACCAGTGACATTGAGCATACGTTTAATCAGTTgccatttatgtattttattacctaggtaccttctaaataatataaaatattatacattttgccATCAAACAATGGTGATTAGTGCATACCTACTGATTATGGCATACTGCATCACTGCATCAGTATTCAGTACAACATTACTGATATATACTAAGCTTATACATTGAGTATCTTCAAACGTGTAGCTATTTTACACTCTCATCGCCACACTTGAGTCTTGCAAGATGcaacattataacttataacttatgataGTACCTATAACGTGATAGTTTTAACTATCTTATGCGTATTCATTACGTTCTTGGTCCAATTTAActcaattgttttaatatgaaTTGGTAAGCTAAATAATTTGTGAttttacaaatcataatatataggtacaattgtacataaataaaagacaataattaaaaaaaaaaatcattcaaataattgatttattgcataaaaaaatcatttttttgatatatctgtttacgtataaataaatacaataaatacgataaatgatttttttttttatataggtacccaatgTAGGCAATATAGTCGTATAGGTTTAGTTATCAACGATGTATAATTCAAGCACCCAAATAACCATTTAAGTGAATAATTCAAAGGACTAAAAGGTTCTAAATCGacacaatttacaaatttagtGGTCTAAATAGAAGCATTTAGTTTTTAACCATAGTGTTAGGCTCAATAGGTTctgaatacattataaaattaataactgataaccaaaaagtattaatttatattcattgtgTCAAAGTTAACCATACAACAATCATAAGAAagttgttcaatattattattaattattgttacatttatcaataaaaataattgtgtaaaaattggtgtctaccatcatattattttagatttaacaaCTCAACACATCCTCATTTATttgacagaatttttttttccgagaGACACATATTTAGCTCAGAAGAAAATCGgtcaaactaaataaaaaaatatatattaactatataggtaggcacctaattcatgtatctacagacaaatttggtttttaactaaaatatttaaaacattttttacgttAAGTTTTGCTtagaacaaaaacaaattttaacactTGACGCAGATTGCAaaacaattaagttaatttttagattttgacaatcattaaaaatcaatcaAGATATTATAGTTTGAAGCTTAAAATGGCGCTTccaaacaatttgatatttcaagatagttttgaattttggtTTTGAATCGATGGCatgtatatttctataatattatatacaaatattgtagtTATCTTGTTGACTATAGTAAAAAAGTCGTCATATCTGATTCTGACTTATGAAACTTCATCCCTTTCATGGAATTCGATACACGTTCTCTTGAGGAAAAATAACACTTTAATCCTAGGAGATCTCGAATGATGGTTCATGTGACGTGTTTAAGCTAAGATTATAGCTTACGTTCACGCCGTTCACGgtctaattattttttgctatttatttaagtcttttcttttttttagatCAGTAAAGGATTTTATCAAAAAGACTAAAGCAAAGTAGGCATGTGAATATCAAAACCAATCTCAATAATACTATGATGTTTGCAcgggtataataaaattgatttagtgcaatattttattgtatttaaaaactttaaggttatatatatacctatataatattgagagaattgaaaaatatttacagatcaaagtagttgaaaaattataatagagcagtacctacataagaaataaaatgtaatatatttgaatattggtattatttattacgctCGGATAAATGACGAAATTGGCCAAACATCAGAAATGCCCAAGCAAAACGTCATATATCGGGAAAACTTAGTAAGTTATGACTTGTGACTAAGGCAAACATAATTTggataaattttttagtttattttttagtgtatCTTTGGATTTTCCTTAACATTTACCATAATGATTATGTCCATGTTTTcacattaatcaaaatatttattgttttttttttttttttttttttttaatgatagaaTGCATATATGCGTCCAAGCACCATACCAATGAAAAAGTTGAGTGCAAAGAACAATTGATTAGCACGCATTATAGCAAGGATGGGATTAACAACAAAATGCCATTGAGAACAGCGAGTATTCAGAATTCGTTTTCTGGGGTacaaagatttatttttgttcttgcATAGTTATATGTACTACGAGGAGCTTTCTGAGGATTTCCTGATTTCAACTTTTGCCCGTAACATAGATATACttatgtatactaatataattacatcATTGAGCATCTTAAAGATTCATGTCATGCGTTATACATCATCGAAATAGCGCGTGTAAAatgttaatgatattatttattacatacgtGATCATATAAGCAACTTATTAACAACTAtcgataaatattgtttttttaaattttttttttttattatattatacatacaattgaataataaaaaaaaaaaaattatataccttcCGTAAGCATAGCTTGTGTCGACGGTATAgagttaactattttatataatatgtaatatgtaaatttacaatttgattttaggtgaatacatacttattatgaacaatacaatacagtaaattatttcttatagattagatttttaagagaaaaaaaagaaaattgttagccctaaatatttaaaattatttttaatagataatgaatcaataaaaaaaaatatttcaatgattaataatatattgacctaatattttgtgtacctacctattattttcattgtaaatttttttctaaaagagtatgaaattatataattaaacatatatagTGTCTAAGATTTTTATCCAAACCTAGCTATCTAAAACTACACCATGTAATAttcaatttcgtcaaaatttgaacttcaaacgtataaaaaataatatgcttgatataagaacattttgttaggaatcttatattcaattttcaagactacaatattgtattgacaattaaaaaaaaataaaaattcaattatttaaaatacttagtctaaattgtttgaaaatgtcatcaaaAAATCAATtcgtcaatatttaaatttcaggcGCTCATAAAAGTATTTGCGAAATTGcactcaactttttttaatattctaataataaaaatgtttatggtaCTTACttttgatttgtgttttttttttttttttatagtgttggGCTTGGTTATAAACtttggtaatttaataaaaaaatatcctatATAAGTTGTTACTTATTCTTATagcgatttaaaaaatataggtattaaaaatacgtatgaacgggttttttttgaaaatgagtgaagttttaatttttataaaatttgtcgaatttatgaaaattactaTCACAGTTTTATATGGacattagaaattaatttataataggcattaaacgaaaataataaattcgaaaataaatttaacatattatgtacattatgcCTTatggtaaaacaaattaatataaaaataatataaataaacgtatctgctcagaaccgtttttcatatgcaatactctatcattaaattcaaattaaatacgtCCATTATAGTGACATACTCAATGACGAGATACACTCTAATTAGGaacaaatatatcaatatttaaaactctCGTTTCACTGAATCACGAGGATAAGATGGCCAGGCGAGATGAGTACACAAAATTGAGTTATTGGgtgtatatacctagtatatataGAGCGATTGCGGTTGGTGCAATCTTCAGATCCTGTTAACCACCGCGATAACACAACTTTCCGACGAAAAGTACCTAGTCTCATGCACACATCTAATGGTATGGTGGGGAGGGGGTGATACTCATTATCTTCTATACATTATTTCGTTTTatcttttcatattattaaaaaaatatgcaaatttgtTATAAcagattaaattatataaatatatactataaacgttatttattattttcagattaaatTATGTTGTGCTTATTATATTTCATCGGGCCGAGTTAACAACAAAAAAGCTAATCGAGGACtctgtttaaattttttcgaaTTAAGACCTATTTTTTGGGTTATTAGTGATTTTTttggacaaaaaaataattctatactaTTCTGTGGGGGGTgatagttttacattaaatttaaggGACCCCATGACAAAACAAGTTTGATGAAATCTGACAATCTGCAGTTGCACAAACTAATGTGTCTAGGattttggaaataatatttagattagtattataatttataggtacataatattatgatctttaTGACGCGGCGTAATGTTTTTCACggaattactttttttgtacGAATAATAATCATTTGAATAGTATTAACCTTTAAAATAActgtacatttacatattaataaactaataaaaatgttgatatgtaacatcatatactattgtataatataggtaatattgtaataatataaccataaaaGCTGAGTAacttttatgaaaaacaatGAATTGTAGACTATCGgatattcattttattgtaaataaaacacaataaatgacaaacaaatataattgtattttattacactGTAGAAATCAAAGCAAACAGATAATCTTTGTTTTTGTAGACTGAGTTAATattgaaacaatttattttgaaatttgtcaTTAGAGCTCTAACTTCCTTACTTTCCCCACCTCTGAAAGAATCCCATTCTTTGACATTTGCAATTTACTCCCCAAAGATTGCAACGACAGGAACTACTGTTACAACAGTACTTGGGCCTGTGGTCGCAGTTTTCTCCTCTTGGCACACAATATCTACGGAATATTCTATGAGACGACAGTTTCcttattcaacaaaaaatagataaaacagaacatttttaatattatattacttccataaaaattgttttttgattctatataacataattaattcaatggaaaaattatattgaaataattttaatgatgtttATTCTTACCTTTTTTGTACATCAGGAAAATCTAAAGCAAATCCATTGTCATCTGCATCCTTATCCATGTATTCTTCTATGTCTGTCAATAGTTCAACTCCATTTTcttctaaaacaaaaataaaagtatacccACGAGttgtttttttgtgttatacttcttaaatacattaataatagaaatatgttAAAAAGAGTAACATGTTTTAGCATCAGAAGTTTGACAGAATTAGGTATACTgctgtacaaatatattatacgtgccTACTATAATCTtacaagttatattttatgtacataaatatattataattttattaattaaataaatttaattgtcaGTATCCAAGTATAAaagctacaaaataatataataataactatacaatatgcttatacattgtacatacgcCTTATTTGTATAGCTATGTACactatttgtacctatttagttttaagttcattaatattaatttcaatggaATCTTACAGGTTTATGttggattatatttttaccttatCGAATTTGatcacaacattttaataattatctacatttgaactttaaaacgCCTCGTCAAGAAATGTTTGTTTTGGTTACTTGTTCATAATTAcacattattgaaaattatgtaataggtaataaattttgatcattgaaacttttttagattaacctgtatatatttttaaggtaaaatattacagtattctaaaaaaactgaattatttagtaaaccgtagtattattttgtatcatatcAAACAATGAAATGatcaatatgtattatatttattaacagtataatatatatattgtatacctatcacCTGCACGGCTGCGcataacaactattatataatttatttgaaagatTGGGTAACTATTTTTACTAAGTTATTTTTGtactattcaaaaatattgtaaaataatattatatcttattaagGCCACAATAACCAAGGGTGCCGAAGGGTAACCGAAGGAAgccgtattattaaaattgttgtgacccttttttatatagatcgtataatatactggttttgagtttataatatattcataaaatatattctaatactattaatattgcattataaaatttgaatatgattttcatattatattatgtagtatagtaggtaatcatcaaacaatttgtattaaaaatgctCTAGATAATCTGGAATTGTTTAAtcttctatacatataaaattcaaataccaCTTAGTCACTGAttgctgtaactcaaaaactatgcaacgtacgaacttgaaatttggaatagggattcttctcatatttttaccgtgcaataagaaaggatttgtcgaaattcgtattttaaagaggtgctcaaacagggatcttgaggttcacgatttttttttttttttttttttttctatatttgttcattgtaacgacctcaaggtctttgacaatgcttatcacaagtgggtagtagggagatcatgtgatctatttatctatgtatatatcactatatgcatgatactaccccccttctccaagaggagacatgtgcggtcttcactcccagtggagtgggacctagttggaaaccggatgacgcaatcggacgacagcacgggaaaatggtgactgcatagaatcacacacattttttttgtactttgcTGAGGTTCAcgatgaaaattttattttttaaatagttgccattggttacagtctacagtagaaattagtatttatttattattggtttccattggttatttgggaaGATCAGatacaagctagcaccaaatcaaattattgaacatttccTACCAAGGTGGAAGAGGTGTTCTTTTTCCGCGATCCGAcatagtcggattgcctaccagggtggctgagttgcactcaCTGCAGAAAGTTACACCCAAAatcagttgaacaatcataattttttttaagttttaatttttttacggacaacgaagtgcacgggttcagcttggtatgaatgtttgtgtgtagattagacatctgggaagaagacaggctaatttaaaaatggttaaatttggtttttttttattcatctgatattagtacggttaggttaggtagggttttgtattaattgactATCTTAATCCACCAACGGTGGAATACGACAAGCTTGGTA from the Acyrthosiphon pisum isolate AL4f chromosome X, pea_aphid_22Mar2018_4r6ur, whole genome shotgun sequence genome contains:
- the LOC100163563 gene encoding uncharacterized protein LOC100163563 isoform X2: MKYFVTIFMVFHISLILLQKTSTASPLDNYLDKDSIENGVELLTDIEEYMDKDADDNGFALDFPDVQKRKLSSHRIFRRYCVPRGENCDHRPKYCCNSSSCRCNLWGVNCKCQRMGFFQRWGK
- the LOC100163563 gene encoding uncharacterized protein LOC100163563 isoform X1; translated protein: MKYFVTIFMVFHISLILLQKTSTASPLDNYLDKDSIEENGVELLTDIEEYMDKDADDNGFALDFPDVQKRKLSSHRIFRRYCVPRGENCDHRPKYCCNSSSCRCNLWGVNCKCQRMGFFQRWGK